The DNA region GGATGGGACAGGAAGCAGAGATGGGGATGCAGCTGGGATTGGGGTTTGGGCGGGGATGGAAGATGGCTGTGGGTGGAGGGGAGCTGAGTACAGGGTAACAGGCAAGGTGAGGGTGGCGGGCTGGCGGGGGGGATGCGGTCGTGTTCGAAGGTGGAAACTAGAATGTAACAGAGTGATGCAGGCTGAGCCAGGCCCCGGGAACTCTGTTCTTCCCCAGTGGAACCGGTCTCTTCATGGGAAGAGGACCGCAAGTTCGTCCTGCGAGCTTGGTGTCTCGTATTCATCGTCCTGGCAACCATGATGCTGCTCAGCGTGTTGGACGGGCGTATGGCCTACCTGTACGGCTCCTACACTGGCTACGTGGGCTTCTGGACCAACTGCAGGAAACACGTGTGTGCTGACCTGCACCAAGTCACGGGTCAGTGGGAGATGGGGCAGAAGTGGGGCGCTTGTGGGGTGGTGGTCTTAGAGATGATCAAGGGAGAGCACCTCTGGGGGAACCTCTTTGGGTGTTCTTGGTTGCCAGGGAAATCTTTAGGATTCTAGAGGGGCTCTCTGCAAATTCTCTGAAGGCCTTGGGAGGGAGCTTCCTGGAGTTGTATGCAGCTTATGAGGTGACGGGAGTGGCCTTGTGCTCGGGAAGAAGAGTGCTACACTTGGCCAAACCCCAATCTGCTTCATGATTAGGTGGCTAAAGACACCATCATTCTCTCTCccactctttttatttattttattttatttatttatttaagaaagaaagcaagaggcTTCTAGTTCcttcaggaatttttttaaataacaatttgtctttggctgtgctgggtcttcactgctgtgtgggcttttctctagttgcggtgcatgggcttcccactGCGGGGGCACCTCTcattgcagggcacaggctccagggcgtgtgggcttccgtagttgcagctcctggactcgagagcacaggctcagtagttgtggtacacaggcttagttgccccgaggcatgtggaagtcgtcccggaccagggattgaacctgtgtctcctgcatttggcaggtggattctttactgctgagccaccagggaagcccataaacatttttcttccttatagGTCTCTGCTTTTCCAGTGCTTTTGAGCGTTACCACAGAGTCAGCCCAGACCCTGGAGCCAGAGCACCTGAGCTTGAACCCTGGCTCAGCTCCTTGGTGGCTGAGTGATCTTGGGCATATTTCTTTACCCTTGTGTGGCTTGGCTTCCTCATTTCTATAATGCCAGTGATATTGTACCTATTTGTGGGCTGTTTGAGGAATGCGTGagttaaaatacacaaaagaattaGAATAGCACCTGGCGCATATTACAGTAAGTGTTTCATCCAGGTTTCTTATTATCATAAGGATTTTGCTCCATCTACCTTCATTTCAGATCGCAAATAAGTGCTCATAGAACTTTGAGAACATTGTGTAGTATTAATCTTACTTCCTTGGGATGTCTCCTTCTCTTATACCTCTCAAACTCAAGCTCGTTTCAAGTTACAGAAAAGTCCACAGGCATAAATTGTTCGGGTTCAGGTACTGCTGGATCCGGGTGCTCAAAAGGTGTCTCTTGCCATCTCTCCTTGAAGGCTTCCTGTGTGTTGGGCCCTCAGGCAAGCTGTGCTGTATAGTGGCAGAGGGGCTGTCCGCAGCTTCTGGGGTcccattttgtttttcctgtaaACAACCATGGAGAAAAGAAAGTAAGTTGTCCACAGAAGTGGCCCTCACATGAGGGTCTCAGGATTAGCTCCGGTGGGACCAGATTTACTACTGTGAGATTTCTCACTTCTCCCTGAACCATTTTGTTGTGGTTAGGATGATGTCATTCTGTGGTTGGCTGGATTCCATGAGGCTGGATCTAAGTCTCAGGCAGCTCCAAGCTCATAATCCTCTTGATTAGAGAAGAAAGAGCTGGTACCTGACAGTTTCAGTTAGAAAAAGTCCCAGGGAAGAGTTTGATTGGTTGGCCTCGGTTCATGTGCCCATGTTTGAGCCAATCACCACTGCCTTAAGTCACTGGGGCACCGGTGATTGAGTCAGCCTGAGTCACATGACTACTTCTGTGATCCCAGAGGGCAGAATATGTCTGTGATCCCAGAGGGCAGAGTATGTTGTCAACCAGGATTATGTGATTGATCCCGAGAGCACTACTTCTATTTTGTATATGCATGTGGTTTGCCAGTAACAAAGCAGATGGAGTTTTAGCTCATTTGGATGAAACAGTCTTGCACTGTTCAAAAGTAGTTAACGTAGGAAAGGGCTAAAAGGAAGATATGTAATTCTCAGAAGGGGCTGAAACTCTTGTCATGCTGAAATGAAAACTGGATAAATATCAATTTCAAACTGAGTGTGTGATTATGTCTTTTAGGTACTTTTTTAGAGTTTTTGGAAGTTTTcttgtgtgtatatctgtgtgtgtgctctgggGGATGTCTGGGGGGTTATTAGGAGAATGTCTGCGAGGGGCTCTAGGGTGTGAGTGGGGGTGACCTTGGTATATCTGGGGAGGCCTAGGGGAGTGAATGGGGTCATTAGGGAACCTTGGGATATGAGTGGGAGAGAAGTAGGGTgactttacagatgatgaaagtgGCTGAGTTGTTCTGGGTAACTTGAGGGTGCTACTGGGGGTGTAAGATTGGTATTGAGGGTATAAATGTGATCTGCTGTGGGAAATCTTTTGGGAGTACGAGCAGAGTAACTTTGGGGGTGTCTGTGGGGATAATTCTAGAAATACAAGAGATGATTCTGTGGGCTGAACTTGAGGATGTGGGTGGGGGTGAATCAGGGATCATCTGTGGGGTGACCTTAGAGGTATGTGTGGAGTTGATTATGAGAGTGACTGGGGTTGACTTTGGGGTAAGAGGGGGGTGATTTGGGACAACTTTGAGGGTACAAGTGGGGATAACttgttttaaaattgaggtatagtttatttacaacattatataaatttcaggtgtacaacacagcgattcacactttttaaagaaagggGATGATTTTGGGTTGACTTTATGGGTACATGGACTTTGTGAAAGTGGGAATCATCTTGGAGTTTCTAGGAGGTAACTTTGGTGATGGCATTGGGGGCGATATTGAGGATTTCTGTAGCTAAACTTCTGGGGTGTCTGTTGGGGAAGACTTTGGAGGGTGACTTTGGAGAGTATCTAGGGGTGAATCTGGGGCATTACCTCCTTTCCCCCCAGTTCTTATCCACATGAGCATGGGCTTCATGATCCTGGCCATGATCCTGTCTCTAGTCCTCCTCTTGGCCATGGGCTTCTCCTTCCGGCCAGCGCTCCGCCGTCTTAACAAGACTGACCTCGTCTTCAGTACCCTCAGCTCCTTCACTGGTAAGTGTCGCCCTGGGAAAAGGCTTCGGGGAGGGGTGTCCCAGAATTTCTGTCCTGCTGGGTCTCTTTTAATGTCTCTTGAGCTGTGCCCCTCACCCCCACAGCTCTTGCTGTAGGTTTCTTAGTTCTAACTGCTATATCCCTCACTCTCTTCCTGTTTCCCTGCTCCTGGCATCTTTCTGTCGTGTATGTGCGCGCGCGGACACGCTTGTCACGCAGGGTGGGAGAGGATGTCTCTGGCTCACTTCTCTTTCTGGAGGTCTCTGGGTCCCTGTCCAGCCTCGTGTCCATCTCTGGCCCCATCTCAGTGCAGGGCTCCTGATTCTCCTCAGCCTGACGCTCTTTATAGCCAACTGCGAGATGCTCCAACCCAGGCCACACATATCCTACCTGGTGACCACCTACCTGAGCTGGGGTGCCGGCGCCTTGATGCTGTGGGCCGGTGAGGGTGGGGTCTCggcggggcagggggtggggcccGGGGCGAGCGTAGCAGGCAGGGCCTTGGACCGGATTGGGGTGGATCCCACGGGAGGTCAGCCTACAGGGACGGGCCGGGGCCTAGGGGGCCATCTAGCACCCCCACTCCCGCCCCCAGGAATCCTGAGCTACTTAAACTACATGGGCATGTGGGGCAAAGGGACGCCCTCCATGGAACGGCGGATGAGCTACCGCCGGTGGGCCTCGCTGCAGAGCACCTGGAAGTCCATATCCGAACCGTCGTCGGATGCAGGGTCCAAGCACACCGAAGACCTGTCTGTTTAAgagcctgcccaccccaccccccaccccccgtcccGCCCCTCCAGCCCCGTCCAAGGCTCTCGAAGCCAACTGCACCCGAGCTTCTCAGGACACTGACGCATAACTGCCGCCAGGTGCCGGACCACCCCTTATACCTTGGCCTTCCGGCCCAGCgagtctctccctgcccccaccccggaAGTCCGACGCCGGCCCCTCGCTTTCGGCGCCCGGCCCGAGCGGTGTGGCCCCGCCCCCGAGTCTGGCGAGGCCCCGCCCCCGGGTGTCCAGCTCTCACTGGCTGTGGCCCGAAGCCTCACTCCATTATAGGCATTCCTACCCCTCCGAGGGCCAGCACCGGCCCAGAACGTCCAGTCTGGCCCCCCGGACCAACATGACACTGCCCAGCGTTGTATGTCGCCCAGCTCCTCGGCGGAACAGGCCCTACCCCGGGGGGGCGTGGCTTGCAATTACATTTCCACCCTCCTTCACGTTCCTGGCTTTCCCAGCCACCAATAAAACGTGGGTTCCTTTTCTCAGAGTCCGAGCCTCCGTTTCCTGCTCTCCCTCCAAGGAAGAGTGGGGCTCAGAGTCCTTGCCTTGCCCTTTGGGGTCTGAGCTTTTCTGTCTACACCGGCCTCTGACCCTTCCTTTCCCCGCTGTTCATAACTGCATATCTCCCGCCAAGAGTCCGGAAGGGCTGGGGAGGCTCTAGTCCGGGCCGGATGGGCCGCGAGTTCCCAGGTGTCCAGCGTCTGGAAATCTCGAACGACACCAGGACTTGATGCGAGTTTGATGCATATTCGATTTTACTGGGGGTAAGGGACAGGGCGGGGGCATTCAGGGGTTGTCAGTCATGGTCTTATTGATCCAATCCAGATACAAAATCACTTTGGTGTAGACGGAGGGCTTATTGGGAGAGCCACACGGGATGTGGCCCCATGACGTGATTCCTTGCAACATACCCTCGCAGATCAGCGGGCCCCCTGAGTCACCCTACGGCAcaaagagggaggggagagtgTGAGAGAGGTTAGGAAAGGCTTGAGGGTTTTGCCTGGTGAGCTCTAGCCCTTGGACGCGAGTGCAGAGATCCAGACAGTAACTCCCCATGTCTGGAGAAAGAGACAGCTGTCTCCAGAGCCCACTCCCTGAAGAACATCAGCGCGGATTCCAACAGAGGGGACAGTGGCTCGAGTCCTGCCGATGGCGAGGGGCCCTCAGAGTCCAGTGTCTACCCCGGGGGGCAGGATTCAGGAGCAAGATGGTCCCGGCAGGCGGGTCAGTGCGGAGAAGGAGCAGGACGCTACAGGACCCGCCCACCCTCAAGCTCACCTCTGAGGCTTTCTCTGACTGGACCAGAAATATGTGTCAGAGGGAGGAATGCGTGAACTCTGATGTGTGTGGAAGTTGGGGATACAGGAAGGAAAGGGGGCAACGAGCTACAGCTGCGAAGCGATGGAGACGGATGTCTGCTTAGCTCTGAACCCCAGCCCAGAATCTGAGCCCCCTCCTCCAGCACCTCAaggccccggggtggggggtgggggtcaggctgGCTCACCACGCAGGTATCCTTGCCGCCCTCTAGGTTTCCAGCACACAGCATGCTCTCTGTCACCTCCTGGGGGTGGGCTGCGGCACACTTCTCATTGGGCAGGAGGGTGAGGTCCACACACTGGAGGTCGTCTGGGTAAGAGACTACGGGCCAGGGAGAGATGCGGCTGCGGCCAGACCCCATGCCCTCAGCCCTGCTCCCTCAGACTCTGAAGGCCAGGTCCCCAGCCCCCGCCTCCCACACACCCCGTGCACCGTCTGGACCCCGGCGTACACTCATCCGGCTTGATGCTGCCCCAGCCGGAGGCGAGGCAGGTGGCCCCCAGTTGGGGCTCCTCGGTGGGCAGGCCGAGGACCTGCACGTCCTCGGTGAGCTGGAGGGGCTCCTGCAGACGGAGCAGCATGAGGTCGTGGCTGTAGTCCTCCCCTGGCTGGCGGGTGTGGTTCTCCAGGAGGCTTAGGTTGAATCCGGGGTTTGGGAAGTCCTCACTGACAACGGCGAACTGGGCCGTGTCTTCGTCCTCAAACAGGTTGTGGCGACCCAGCCAGACCTGGTAAttgctggaggaaggagaggatggagaCCTTGAGAATGGAGGTGggagtggcgggggggggggggggggcaggaagggcttccctgtggctcagacggtaaaagaacctgcccgcaatgcgggagacccgagttcgacccctaggtcgggaagatcccctggagaagggaatggccacccactccagtcttcttgcctggagaattccatggacagaggagcctggcgggctacagtccctgggatcacaaagagtcggacaggactgacaaGCAAGCAATGGGGGAGGAAAGGGAGATGGAGCAGGAGAGCATGAGGCGGGGTccaaagagaaacaggaaaggggagggggcgcaggagagagagacaggaaagatacaatcacagaaaacagagaagagtGAGTGCAAAAATAAGAGAATGTGACAATGTCACAGACAGAGACAAAGAAACGGAGTGAAAAAGAGCTTGGAACAGCAGAGGGGATGGGAAGACGGGGGAGAGACAGTGAGAGAGGCAGAGCACACAGGAGATAAGGAAGGGACTGAGACGGAAATAGactaaaaaaaagaggaagggagggcaaGGACGGAAGGAGCAAGGAGAGCGGAAACGGGGCCACccgaggagggaggaagagagaatgagCAACAGAGGCTGGGGAGGCGAGGCGGGGAGAGTTTGAcagagaaaagggagggagggagggaggggggggagggggaggggcggggcctgggacCAGCTCAGCTGCCGCGGAGGCTCCCGGGCTGGATCCCCAGCGGGCAGGTGGCCTGGCCCCCGGCCCAAGGTCGCgtccccttcctgccccagctccctccctccctcttctttctcctttcttccactgCCCCCGCCTCCCCAGCTCCAGCTGACACCAGCCCTGCTCTGTGTCCTCTTAGAGCTACCCCTCAATACACAGATGGGGACAGTCTCATCCGTTTCTTTGGGGAGGAGGCGTGCTCAGTAGTGATGGAAGAgggactgagagagagagacagacagacagacagacacagagacagagagacagagacagagagagagacagacagacacagagacagagacagacagacagagacagagagagacagagagatggagggTGAGACATAGGTGATAAAGATGGTAGCAGAGACCTTGAGatggacagagacagggagagagacagagatatggagacagaagagagagggagatagACATAAATCGTcatcacagacacacagaaccaTGAGAGACTGACAGGACAGAGGGAGCCGTAGAAAGACAGAGGGACAGTTAGGAGGACTGATGCAAGAGGCCCAGGCAGCCGTggagcaggcttccctggggtcatccagtcccagccctgcctctctcGCCTTGTGGCCCTGGACCACAACCGCCTCCCACCCCCGTCTCTGCCTGAGGTCTCCAGGCTCCCCTGAGGTTATCCGAGGGGACAGTGCCTGCGtgggtgtgttagttgctcagtcatgtccgaccctttgtgacctcaaggactgtagcccgccaggctcctctgtccatgggattctccaggaaggaatactggagcggttgccattcccttctccaggggatcttcccgacccagggatcgaacccaggtctccggcattgcgggcagactctttcccgtctgagctaccagggaagcccgcccaAGGGTCAGTGCTGGCTGCTTAATCCTGTGTGCACGGGGCCCCCTGCAGACCCCCTGCCCCTACTCACTTGCTCTTGCAGTGAGCGGCTGTGAGCACCCACTGGGGGGCCACCAGGACGCCCCCGCACTGGAAGGTGCTGAAGTGGTATATAGCCACCTGCCAGGGCTGGGAATGCTTCTCACACTCCTGGCCTCCGACGATCCGGGGATGAATGCGGAGCGCAGCGCCTGCGGAGGGGGTGCGCCGGGTCATGTGGGGAGGGGGGCAACGCAGTGGGGCGAAGGGCCCCAGCTGTGGGATTGCAGGGTCGTGGGGGTGCCCGACCAGACCTGGTGGGGGGTCTGAGGACATGGGCCAGGGGCCGTGCGAAGGGCCTGGAATTCTGGGGGCCATCCCTGGGGTAGTGGGGTGGTGTTGGCCGTGATCCTGGGAGTGGAGActgcagagcacagagctgacCCCGGGGATTAGGGAGGGAACGACAAGACAGCATGTGCAGCAGGCATCTGGTGTGGGGTCGGGTGGCCTGGCTTCTTGGATTGGAGGACGGGAGGCTCTGGGCTCTGGGAGGGGAAACTGAGGATTAAAGGCCCCAGGAGGCTGGGTCCCCGAGGCTGCGGGGGAAGGGTTCGGAGGATGGAAGGGCTCCCAGGCTGATGAAATTGTTAGGGCAAGGGCTGACTGTCTGGGCTCTGGAAAGAACACATATTTGCGGATTCGGGTTAGAAGGGCCAAGAAAAGCATCAGGGGGATCTGGGGACTCCTGGATTGGGGCTGGGGGATTTGGGAGAGTTTGGGGTTCCGGATCAAAGGTTGAATGAAAGGATTAGGCTGGGAAAGGAGTCCCATGAGGGTCAGAGTCCTGCAATCCAGGAATGGCAGTCTAAGAGGAGTTAGGGCTCTGGAACCAGGTTGGGGTCAGATTGGGAGGGAACTCGGGAGGAGGGAAGGTGGAATGACGGTCATTCTGGATTCAGGTGGTTCTCATGGGGATGGGGC from Cervus elaphus chromosome 4, mCerEla1.1, whole genome shotgun sequence includes:
- the LOC122692405 gene encoding transmembrane protein 202-like; translation: MSMGFMILAMILSLVLLLAMGFSFRPALRRLNKTDLVFSTLSSFTGLLILLSLTLFIANCEMLQPRPHISYLVTTYLSWGAGALMLWAGILSYLNYMGMWGKGTPSMERRMSYRRWASLQSTWKSISEPSSDAGSKHTEDLSV
- the KLK1 gene encoding kallikrein-1 isoform X2, translating into MEFSSNYQVWLGRHNLFEDEDTAQFAVVSEDFPNPGFNLSLLENHTRQPGEDYSHDLMLLRLQEPLQLTEDVQVLGLPTEEPQLGATCLASGWGSIKPDEFSYPDDLQCVDLTLLPNEKCAAAHPQEVTESMLCAGNLEGGKDTCVGDSGGPLICEGMLQGITSWGHIPCGSPNKPSVYTKVILYLDWINKTMTDNP
- the KLK1 gene encoding kallikrein-1 isoform X1, yielding MWFPALCLALSLAGTGAALRIHPRIVGGQECEKHSQPWQVAIYHFSTFQCGGVLVAPQWVLTAAHCKSNNYQVWLGRHNLFEDEDTAQFAVVSEDFPNPGFNLSLLENHTRQPGEDYSHDLMLLRLQEPLQLTEDVQVLGLPTEEPQLGATCLASGWGSIKPDEFSYPDDLQCVDLTLLPNEKCAAAHPQEVTESMLCAGNLEGGKDTCVGDSGGPLICEGMLQGITSWGHIPCGSPNKPSVYTKVILYLDWINKTMTDNP